The Neobacillus sp. PS3-34 genome has a window encoding:
- a CDS encoding ABC transporter permease subunit, translating into MAEKCNQADLGLTRRNSFYRLWLFGLTILVPLIRRVTGDSIGEGLLAAALVLTIMVLPTIARISDDAISAVSNEYRNASYSLGSTRLQMIFQVILPIARPGIFTAIILGMARAIGETMAVVMVIGNTVILPRSLYSPTSVLTSDIVLEILNVQSDSTWNYALYMMAFLLLFISLFLIFIIRKLRPKGV; encoded by the coding sequence ATGGCTGAAAAATGCAATCAGGCCGACCTTGGACTTACTCGTCGGAATTCCTTCTATCGTTTATGGCTATTTGGCCTGACCATTCTGGTACCGCTCATCCGACGGGTTACGGGCGACAGCATCGGTGAAGGGTTATTGGCTGCGGCATTGGTATTAACGATTATGGTTTTGCCTACAATTGCCCGAATAAGTGATGATGCTATCTCAGCTGTTTCAAATGAATATCGCAATGCCAGTTACTCTCTTGGAAGTACAAGGCTGCAAATGATCTTTCAGGTAATCCTTCCAATTGCAAGGCCAGGGATATTTACAGCTATCATACTTGGAATGGCAAGAGCCATTGGAGAAACCATGGCAGTTGTCATGGTAATAGGAAATACCGTAATCCTGCCAAGAAGTCTTTATTCTCCCACTTCAGTACTGACAAGTGATATCGTTTTGGAGATACTTAATGTCCAGTCCGATTCGACCTGGAACTATGCACTTTATATGATGGCATTCCTGCTTCTGTTCATATCGCTATTTTTAATATTTATCATCCGCAAGCTTCGGCCTAAAGGAGTGTAA
- a CDS encoding CBO0543 family protein: MHLLLAVIVGIAVFFKADWRNWRVFHPTLFYISYCNLLYDIICKKHYLWKYHPDFLLNHIITDIVYSIWILPCTVLLYISNYPNQESFKKKLIYILKWIILSLAVELVFLKMGRLLLLNGYKFWMEPFFYFLMYTMVRLHHSRPIMTYGFSAIIIMFFIWVFHVPIR, from the coding sequence ATGCATTTATTGCTTGCAGTAATAGTAGGGATTGCTGTTTTTTTTAAAGCCGATTGGCGAAATTGGCGTGTTTTCCACCCAACCTTATTTTATATTTCATACTGCAATTTGCTTTACGATATTATATGCAAAAAGCATTATTTATGGAAATATCATCCGGATTTTCTACTGAATCATATTATTACAGACATTGTTTATTCTATATGGATTCTTCCTTGTACAGTGCTTTTATATATTTCAAATTATCCAAACCAGGAAAGTTTTAAAAAAAAGCTTATTTATATTTTAAAATGGATCATCCTTTCACTCGCAGTAGAATTGGTATTCTTAAAAATGGGCAGGCTGCTGCTATTAAATGGATATAAATTTTGGATGGAGCCATTCTTTTATTTTTTAATGTATACAATGGTGCGCCTACATCATAGCAGGCCAATCATGACTTATGGATTTTCAGCAATAATCATAATGTTTTTCATATGGGTTTTCCATGTGCCGATTCGCTAA
- a CDS encoding MFS transporter — protein MFQILKNPNYFRFWLGQIISQLGDGITRVAIVYLVATLSKDPLAIGLVIFAQLLPTAFFGIFLGPLADKYNRKWLMTAADLYRMAIVLLMIPFHGSALALIVLIAFQGLGSALFDPARASSIPELVGEDKIQEATSLSQSTRAAMDIIGPSIGALLMVSKNFDMIFAIDAATFALSAMFILTLKSLGKIHSKTPAQSEKYFSSLTSGIREVTRMPLLRFLLILLMPITLVIGVLNTNLIAVLTNTFQVSAFHFGFIEASLAIGVILGAAVVGPLFLKKMKPGTILLTGTAAIGIWMVLIIPLDFLRVEYGVVPIYVWCIMVGILNAFINVPLSSLFLKATPAPFQGRGSSLLGLTASSFQIAGILIGGWIGREIGVLYGTALAGSLLIVVSAMLPLLKGYKSLSENRKPESVPETQPVAAN, from the coding sequence ATGTTTCAAATATTAAAAAATCCTAACTATTTTCGCTTTTGGCTTGGACAGATTATTTCACAGCTGGGCGACGGTATCACCAGAGTGGCAATTGTCTATCTAGTTGCAACACTTTCAAAAGATCCTCTTGCAATCGGGCTTGTCATTTTTGCACAGCTTCTGCCGACAGCATTTTTTGGGATTTTTCTTGGACCATTGGCCGATAAATACAATCGTAAATGGTTAATGACTGCAGCGGACCTTTACCGGATGGCTATCGTTCTGCTGATGATTCCATTCCACGGCTCTGCTCTGGCATTAATTGTCTTAATTGCATTTCAGGGTCTGGGCTCAGCATTGTTTGACCCCGCCCGGGCATCTTCCATTCCTGAGCTTGTCGGAGAAGATAAAATCCAGGAAGCTACTTCCCTGTCACAGTCCACCAGGGCAGCAATGGATATCATTGGTCCTTCAATAGGCGCCCTATTAATGGTATCGAAAAATTTTGATATGATTTTTGCCATTGACGCAGCTACCTTTGCCCTCTCAGCTATGTTTATCCTCACACTAAAATCTCTTGGCAAAATTCATTCTAAAACTCCAGCACAATCAGAAAAGTACTTTTCCTCCCTTACATCAGGGATTCGTGAAGTAACGAGAATGCCATTGCTTCGATTTTTATTGATTCTTCTGATGCCGATAACCCTGGTCATTGGGGTATTGAATACAAATCTTATTGCTGTCCTTACGAATACATTCCAAGTATCTGCCTTTCATTTCGGATTTATCGAGGCATCACTTGCGATTGGTGTTATTTTGGGTGCGGCTGTTGTAGGACCGTTATTTTTAAAGAAAATGAAGCCTGGAACGATTCTTCTCACGGGAACAGCAGCGATTGGCATCTGGATGGTGCTTATCATTCCTCTTGATTTTTTAAGAGTGGAATACGGCGTTGTTCCGATTTATGTGTGGTGTATAATGGTAGGTATACTTAATGCCTTTATTAATGTGCCTTTAAGCAGCTTATTTTTAAAGGCAACGCCTGCTCCTTTTCAAGGCCGTGGATCTTCTTTATTAGGATTGACAGCCAGCTCTTTTCAAATTGCTGGCATATTAATAGGTGGATGGATTGGCAGAGAAATCGGAGTGTTGTACGGCACTGCCCTTGCTGGAAGCTTGTTAATAGTAGTGTCTGCTATGCTTCCGTTGCTAAAAGGGTATAAAAGTTTGTCAGAAAACCGAAAACCAGAATCAGTCCCAGAAACACAGCCAGTTGCAGCTAACTAA
- a CDS encoding LysE family transporter, with protein MSVFISYILLGLTLAAPIGPINAAQIDRGIRHGFWHSWLIGVGAMAADVIYMLIVYVGVVNFIDTPFVKTFLLSFGCFVLLYTGIETIMKASEVTLDQRRKNEPLIRSFMSGFLMSISNPLTILFWLGIYGSVLARTAASYGHKQLIIYSTAILIGLLIWDLTMASIASTFKRFLTSGLVIFISVLSGISLIGFGIYFGIQAVKVLLN; from the coding sequence ATGAGTGTATTCATCAGTTATATTCTATTGGGTCTGACGCTGGCTGCTCCCATCGGGCCAATTAATGCCGCACAAATAGACAGGGGCATTAGGCATGGCTTTTGGCATTCATGGCTGATTGGAGTTGGAGCCATGGCAGCAGATGTCATCTATATGCTGATTGTATATGTAGGTGTTGTAAATTTCATTGATACACCTTTTGTGAAAACATTTTTATTATCCTTTGGCTGCTTTGTCCTGCTTTATACGGGGATTGAGACAATCATGAAAGCCTCTGAAGTGACCCTGGACCAAAGGCGGAAAAACGAACCGTTAATTCGATCGTTTATGTCTGGTTTCTTAATGTCTATTTCCAACCCGCTGACGATTTTATTCTGGCTTGGAATCTATGGCTCGGTATTGGCAAGAACAGCTGCTTCGTATGGACATAAGCAGCTAATCATATACAGTACGGCTATTTTAATTGGCTTATTAATATGGGATTTGACGATGGCGAGTATCGCCAGCACATTTAAACGATTTTTAACCTCTGGCTTAGTTATCTTTATTTCTGTTTTGTCGGGTATATCTCTGATCGGATTTGGTATTTATTTTGGCATTCAGGCTGTTAAGGTTTTACTTAACTAA
- a CDS encoding phosphate ABC transporter substrate-binding protein: MKKTLNKITLLVLSFAMLLGFTFSAGSNASAATVSGKVVIAGSTALLPLTQQAASDFKKKNRKVRISVSGSSSIAGPQSVLKGSATIGACDWDATTDVPGFKAFKGLVAHKIAVTTFAIIVNKSNKVENLTTSQLQEIYSGKITNWKQVGGADHEIVVVTRSIGSGTRVNFIKKALNGEDINDKGSNVVKAGKSGEMVTKVAENEYAIGYVDLPYVKGNIKAVEYNGVAATTANVKNGKYPVWEYGYVLTKQNPSAADKAFISYLQSATFQKKTAAKLKFIPLGDMKK; encoded by the coding sequence ATGAAAAAAACATTAAATAAAATTACTCTACTCGTCCTTTCTTTTGCAATGCTTTTAGGATTCACATTTTCAGCAGGTTCAAATGCTTCGGCTGCAACGGTTTCAGGTAAAGTTGTAATCGCAGGTTCAACAGCACTTCTTCCATTGACACAACAGGCAGCGAGCGATTTCAAAAAGAAAAACCGCAAAGTGAGAATTTCTGTTTCTGGTTCTTCTTCCATCGCAGGTCCACAATCAGTATTAAAGGGTTCTGCTACAATTGGTGCATGTGACTGGGATGCGACAACAGATGTACCAGGTTTCAAAGCCTTCAAAGGCTTAGTAGCTCATAAAATCGCTGTTACTACTTTTGCTATTATTGTTAACAAAAGTAATAAGGTGGAAAACTTGACAACAAGCCAATTACAGGAAATTTACTCAGGTAAAATCACAAACTGGAAACAAGTTGGCGGAGCTGACCACGAAATCGTAGTTGTAACGCGTTCTATAGGTTCAGGAACTCGTGTAAACTTCATTAAAAAAGCTTTAAATGGCGAAGATATAAACGACAAAGGTTCTAATGTTGTAAAAGCTGGCAAAAGTGGCGAAATGGTAACAAAAGTTGCGGAAAACGAATATGCAATTGGTTATGTAGACCTTCCATATGTAAAAGGCAATATCAAAGCAGTTGAATATAACGGTGTTGCTGCTACTACTGCAAACGTTAAGAACGGCAAGTATCCAGTCTGGGAATATGGCTACGTATTAACTAAGCAAAACCCTTCAGCTGCAGACAAAGCGTTTATCTCTTACCTGCAAAGCGCAACTTTCCAAAAGAAAACAGCTGCAAAATTAAAATTCATTCCGCTTGGTGACATGAAAAAGTAA
- a CDS encoding VOC family protein, which yields MKIPQRVSLVTIGAVNLPNLRTFYQKLGWGETEISSDNYAAFTTAGVILSLFPLEELAKDAGVKLEKKEDTYTAMTLAINVDKPEQVDECMKMVEEAGGRVLRKPSDAFWGGRTAYFADPENNLWEIAWNPSSVFDERGAMISF from the coding sequence ATGAAAATTCCGCAAAGAGTTAGCCTAGTAACAATTGGTGCAGTGAATTTACCGAATCTGCGTACTTTTTATCAGAAATTAGGCTGGGGAGAAACTGAAATCAGTTCAGATAACTATGCCGCTTTCACAACTGCGGGGGTCATTCTATCTTTATTCCCACTTGAAGAACTCGCAAAGGATGCAGGGGTCAAATTGGAGAAGAAAGAGGATACATACACAGCCATGACACTTGCTATTAATGTAGACAAGCCAGAGCAGGTAGATGAGTGCATGAAAATGGTGGAGGAAGCCGGCGGGCGAGTGCTCCGGAAACCAAGTGATGCATTTTGGGGCGGAAGGACAGCTTATTTTGCTGACCCCGAGAATAATCTTTGGGAAATTGCCTGGAACCCAAGCTCCGTATTTGATGAAAGAGGCGCGATGATTTCATTTTAA
- a CDS encoding S8 family serine peptidase, with the protein MFATGAFGQQTDKQESYRVYIQGSGAAQAKAKTDYGVRWDFGSKGFTTTVNASQYQALLNNKNLSIEKVPEVNAGQVIKEKAQGGGTVAALPSDQTPWGIQAIYNDPAIAKTSGGTGVKVAVLDTGVLKTHRDLTGSLEQCKDFSQMKSPLVEGSCSDGNGHGTHVSGTVLANGGTDGLGIYGVAPEAKLWSYKVLNDRGSGYSDDIASAIQTVADQATALGVHVVISMSLGSSTKSSLISDAVDYAYGKGVLVVAAAGNDGSADNTIGYPGALVNAVAVAALENVQENGTYRVADFSSRGNSATDGDYVIQERDVEVSAPGRAIESTWNDGTYNTISGTSMATPHVSGLAAKIWAANPSWNNSQLRTELQNRAKQYDIKGGISAAAGDDNASGFGFARVK; encoded by the coding sequence ATGTTTGCCACAGGAGCATTTGGGCAGCAAACTGACAAACAAGAGTCTTACAGGGTTTATATTCAAGGTTCAGGAGCTGCCCAGGCAAAAGCAAAAACTGATTATGGAGTGCGTTGGGATTTTGGCAGCAAAGGCTTTACCACAACAGTTAATGCAAGCCAATACCAGGCATTATTAAATAATAAAAACTTATCAATTGAAAAGGTACCTGAGGTAAACGCCGGTCAAGTAATAAAAGAAAAAGCTCAGGGAGGTGGAACGGTAGCAGCGCTCCCGAGCGACCAGACTCCATGGGGAATTCAGGCGATTTATAATGATCCAGCTATTGCAAAAACTTCAGGAGGAACCGGTGTGAAAGTGGCTGTCTTGGATACGGGTGTCCTAAAAACACACCGGGATTTGACTGGAAGCCTTGAACAATGCAAAGACTTCTCACAAATGAAAAGTCCATTAGTAGAGGGAAGCTGTTCAGATGGTAATGGACATGGAACCCATGTATCCGGAACAGTTCTTGCTAATGGCGGTACGGATGGGCTTGGTATTTACGGAGTGGCTCCCGAAGCTAAACTTTGGTCCTATAAAGTGCTGAATGACCGTGGATCAGGTTATTCTGATGATATCGCAAGCGCTATCCAGACAGTCGCAGACCAGGCAACAGCGCTGGGAGTGCATGTGGTGATCTCGATGTCACTTGGATCAAGTACAAAATCTTCATTGATCTCTGATGCGGTTGATTATGCATACGGAAAAGGTGTCCTCGTAGTTGCGGCAGCCGGAAATGATGGATCTGCAGACAATACAATTGGATATCCAGGCGCTCTCGTTAATGCGGTAGCGGTAGCGGCCCTTGAAAATGTTCAGGAAAATGGTACTTATCGTGTTGCCGACTTTTCTTCCCGTGGAAACTCTGCGACAGACGGCGACTATGTGATTCAGGAGCGGGATGTTGAGGTATCTGCACCAGGAAGGGCTATTGAATCCACCTGGAATGACGGCACCTACAATACCATCAGTGGAACATCCATGGCTACTCCGCATGTTTCAGGCCTTGCTGCAAAAATTTGGGCTGCCAACCCTTCCTGGAACAATTCACAGTTGCGTACGGAATTGCAAAACCGTGCAAAGCAGTATGATATCAAAGGCGGCATCAGTGCGGCAGCAGGTGATGATAATGCCTCTGGTTTTGGTTTCGCGCGCGTAAAGTAA
- a CDS encoding S8 family serine peptidase, whose protein sequence is MWWRLQETAPGSNTIGYPGALTNAIAVAALENVQSNGTYRVADFSSRGNPATDADYVIQERDIELSAPGANIYSTANNGGYTTMSGTSMATPHVSGLAAKIWSSNKSWTNAQLRSELQRRAKLYDIKGGSGAATGDDYASGFGFARVK, encoded by the coding sequence TTGTGGTGGCGGCTGCAGGAAACTGCGCCTGGCAGCAATACGATCGGATATCCTGGTGCGCTAACAAATGCTATTGCAGTTGCTGCACTTGAAAATGTGCAGTCAAATGGAACATACCGTGTCGCAGACTTCTCATCACGCGGCAATCCGGCTACTGACGCAGACTATGTCATCCAGGAACGTGATATTGAGCTATCTGCTCCTGGTGCTAATATTTATTCAACAGCAAATAATGGAGGTTATACAACGATGAGCGGCACATCCATGGCCACGCCGCATGTATCAGGCCTTGCTGCAAAGATCTGGTCTTCCAACAAGTCCTGGACAAATGCACAGCTTCGTTCTGAGCTGCAGCGCCGTGCAAAGTTATATGATATTAAAGGCGGCTCAGGAGCAGCTACAGGTGATGATTATGCATCAGGCTTCGGATTTGCGCGTGTAAAATAA
- a CDS encoding TraR/DksA C4-type zinc finger protein has protein sequence MLSAQQLSEIQSRLLQEKKELNQHLEDNENFGFNQDFVHGSMGELSSYDNHPADDATELYEREKDIALREHYKLQLRNIDHALETIDNGKYGKCEVCGRDIPAERLEALPTTVYCKEHSPDQVVSHKRPIEEGVLMPDFGKFDLDEKHENVAYDAEDTWQEVAEFGTSETPSDLAYPNSQYNDIYDESDENIGFVEDYENFVGNDMYGNNITVYPNPQHEKYEQSLDEEGIMTSYGDLPGYEHDAYVDND, from the coding sequence ATGCTATCCGCTCAACAGCTATCCGAAATTCAGTCGAGATTGCTTCAGGAGAAAAAGGAGCTTAATCAACATCTGGAGGACAATGAAAACTTTGGTTTCAACCAGGATTTTGTTCATGGATCAATGGGGGAACTATCCAGTTATGATAATCATCCAGCCGATGATGCCACTGAATTATACGAACGGGAAAAAGATATCGCTCTAAGGGAACACTATAAGCTGCAATTAAGGAATATCGATCATGCCCTGGAAACCATTGATAATGGAAAATATGGGAAGTGTGAAGTATGCGGAAGGGATATTCCAGCAGAACGGCTGGAGGCCTTGCCGACAACGGTATATTGTAAAGAGCATAGCCCTGATCAGGTGGTCTCGCATAAACGCCCGATTGAAGAAGGCGTTCTCATGCCCGATTTTGGAAAGTTTGATTTGGATGAAAAGCATGAGAATGTTGCGTACGACGCTGAAGATACATGGCAGGAGGTCGCAGAGTTCGGAACTTCAGAAACACCTTCCGATTTAGCGTACCCGAATAGCCAATATAATGATATTTATGATGAATCCGATGAAAATATTGGCTTTGTGGAGGACTATGAAAACTTTGTAGGCAATGATATGTATGGGAACAATATTACCGTTTATCCCAACCCCCAGCATGAAAAATATGAACAATCACTGGATGAAGAAGGTATTATGACAAGCTATGGTGATTTACCGGGATATGAACATGATGCATATGTTGATAACGATTAA
- a CDS encoding cation diffusion facilitator family transporter, producing MRESLAKKIAWISVFSNIILTLGKILIGHYGKSDAVFADGIHSAADVFASIIVLLVIKIANKPADEEHPYGHGKAEVIVSGIVGILLLLVSFYVVYEGISGFFHPIEIPSFMAMWVAIFSYGAKMLLYRSSLKVAKQQNSKAIEAIAFDHKADIVASIAAAIGVLFSIAGNRFNIPFLLYGDKIASIFVAYLIFKIAKEMLTEAFDILLERSINTNTLQDYISVISEFEEVRRIDRIRAREHGHYVLVDLRISIDHFKTIKEGHDLSKSIKDKLISKYDNIDEVLIHLNPFFPEK from the coding sequence ATGAGAGAATCACTAGCTAAAAAGATAGCCTGGATCAGCGTCTTTAGCAATATTATCTTAACCTTGGGGAAAATTCTTATCGGCCACTACGGAAAGAGTGATGCCGTATTTGCTGACGGTATTCACTCCGCAGCAGATGTCTTTGCCTCAATTATTGTTCTTTTGGTAATCAAGATAGCCAATAAGCCTGCTGATGAGGAACATCCATATGGACACGGGAAGGCGGAAGTAATTGTTTCCGGAATCGTCGGTATCCTGTTACTGCTTGTATCCTTTTATGTTGTATATGAAGGAATCAGTGGATTCTTCCACCCGATTGAAATACCAAGTTTCATGGCTATGTGGGTGGCCATCTTTTCGTATGGGGCAAAGATGCTCTTATACCGCTCTTCATTAAAGGTGGCAAAACAGCAAAACAGCAAGGCGATTGAAGCCATCGCCTTTGACCATAAAGCTGATATTGTTGCGTCCATTGCAGCTGCTATTGGTGTTCTGTTCTCTATTGCTGGTAACCGCTTTAATATTCCTTTCCTTTTATATGGGGATAAGATTGCGAGTATCTTTGTAGCTTATTTAATTTTTAAAATAGCAAAAGAAATGCTGACAGAGGCCTTTGATATCCTGCTTGAGCGCAGTATTAATACTAATACTCTTCAGGATTACATATCGGTTATTTCCGAATTTGAGGAAGTACGCAGAATTGATCGTATCAGGGCACGTGAACACGGCCATTATGTGCTCGTTGATTTAAGGATTTCAATTGACCATTTTAAAACGATCAAAGAAGGCCATGATCTTTCGAAGTCGATAAAGGACAAGCTTATTTCCAAATATGACAATATTGATGAAGTATTAATTCACCTTAATCCTTTCTTTCCCGAAAAATAG
- a CDS encoding YozQ family protein yields the protein MEQKTPKDSTKLAGRNFKADDYNAEDTLSSGLATTHEQVSDVYAEGDISAIIDHSKKQNSEEK from the coding sequence ATGGAACAAAAAACACCTAAAGATTCAACAAAACTAGCAGGACGGAACTTCAAGGCCGACGATTATAATGCAGAAGACACGCTCTCCTCTGGATTGGCCACTACTCATGAACAAGTAAGTGATGTATATGCAGAAGGGGACATTAGCGCAATAATCGACCACTCAAAAAAGCAAAATTCGGAAGAAAAATAA
- a CDS encoding helix-turn-helix domain-containing protein produces MKKIDDIEVAKMLLDPRKRNILDIAKNPVTVSQMAEELQEKQSRLYYHVKKLEEAGLLELVETRQLGNLIEKYYQTSKAAGQHIFQLDESLQVKHHGALMEQIMNVLQPGLKLLEQELKNGRVDKFEEAVHLAISFNKMTGKEWNNSHNRMLRAIKEEVNPSEDVKEVPLPSDLTEEQMNKKSKYAYFLLSYRIDETPEDKDKQK; encoded by the coding sequence ATGAAAAAAATAGATGATATAGAAGTGGCAAAAATGCTGCTTGACCCGCGTAAAAGAAACATATTGGACATTGCAAAAAATCCGGTTACAGTCAGCCAAATGGCAGAGGAATTACAGGAAAAACAATCACGGCTCTATTATCATGTAAAAAAACTAGAGGAAGCCGGTTTGCTGGAGCTCGTGGAAACACGCCAGCTCGGGAATCTTATAGAAAAATACTATCAGACCTCAAAAGCCGCCGGACAACATATTTTTCAGCTGGATGAAAGTTTGCAGGTCAAACATCATGGTGCACTGATGGAACAAATTATGAATGTGCTTCAGCCAGGTTTGAAATTGCTGGAGCAAGAGCTGAAGAACGGCCGTGTGGATAAATTTGAAGAAGCGGTACATTTGGCAATCAGCTTCAATAAGATGACCGGCAAGGAATGGAACAATTCTCATAATCGGATGCTAAGGGCGATTAAGGAAGAAGTAAATCCTTCGGAGGATGTAAAGGAAGTCCCTCTGCCGTCGGACCTTACAGAGGAACAAATGAATAAAAAATCCAAGTATGCCTATTTTCTTTTAAGCTACCGGATAGATGAGACTCCTGAAGACAAAGATAAACAAAAATAA
- a CDS encoding stalk domain-containing protein, whose amino-acid sequence MKKTVSSLIIAGLIVNAVPTILPINTASAAKITTAAKIKTTANAKIVAGQKNINLNGVNGKLSSIVYKGKTLYSVKEIAAAFKVKYFYDKKSTSYKLSGNGKTISFKQNDSFMLNGNKKVSLYAPVTSYKNQMYIHLDPVVLGLDGDYIYNASSQSWYISTNKLVKGSASDAKWIDGSRVMFMNEVGEDGSTYLMDVQKKSFKQFNTTEMSVSPDGKQAVYTDENDMLMLADLVNGTTRQLNSDNDAYKANFIWSADGSKVFFLQGDTSAIISSVSIIDGTITKILDDKKDYKSDLRVSQDGKKLVYTLGNTAVTKYTDDAKTDVSDIDTTNTDPQLFLADLTASTLAPVAITASTENKNFASILADGSVIYLGDNTEDENKLPVLYKISSDGKTASTLVDDKEINSVQVSAQGNIFILVEEQDGSSGIYQLNGTSLVKKATFKDTISTFSVSPDETKFALTVSNDNGDHIEIFKNGNSDRLTKN is encoded by the coding sequence ATGAAAAAGACAGTATCGAGTTTAATTATTGCGGGTTTGATTGTTAATGCTGTACCTACTATTCTTCCAATTAACACAGCTAGTGCTGCCAAAATTACTACTGCTGCCAAAATTAAAACTACAGCTAATGCGAAGATCGTTGCTGGACAAAAAAATATCAATCTGAACGGCGTTAATGGAAAATTATCTTCTATCGTTTATAAAGGCAAAACGCTTTATTCCGTAAAAGAAATCGCAGCAGCATTTAAAGTGAAATATTTCTATGATAAAAAATCAACGTCATACAAATTATCTGGAAATGGCAAAACGATTTCCTTTAAACAAAATGATTCATTTATGTTAAATGGAAATAAAAAGGTTTCATTATATGCACCTGTAACTTCTTATAAAAATCAAATGTATATCCATTTGGATCCAGTTGTTTTGGGATTAGACGGCGACTATATTTACAATGCAAGTTCCCAGTCATGGTATATCTCCACTAATAAATTGGTAAAAGGTTCTGCTTCTGATGCCAAATGGATTGATGGCTCACGTGTAATGTTCATGAATGAAGTTGGGGAAGATGGATCTACATATTTAATGGACGTCCAAAAGAAGTCATTCAAGCAATTTAATACCACTGAAATGTCTGTATCGCCAGATGGAAAACAAGCCGTTTATACAGATGAAAATGATATGTTGATGCTTGCCGATTTAGTTAATGGAACTACAAGACAGCTAAATAGTGATAATGATGCCTACAAAGCAAACTTTATTTGGTCTGCAGATGGTTCAAAAGTATTCTTCCTTCAGGGAGATACTAGTGCAATCATTTCGTCCGTATCGATCATCGATGGAACAATCACTAAAATTCTTGATGACAAGAAAGACTATAAATCTGATTTAAGAGTTTCCCAGGATGGTAAAAAACTAGTTTATACATTGGGTAATACTGCTGTTACCAAATATACGGACGATGCCAAAACGGATGTTTCCGATATTGATACAACCAATACAGATCCGCAGCTGTTCTTAGCAGATCTTACTGCAAGTACTCTTGCACCTGTCGCAATTACTGCTTCAACTGAAAATAAAAACTTTGCTTCAATCCTTGCTGATGGAAGCGTCATCTACCTTGGCGATAATACTGAAGACGAAAACAAGCTACCGGTCCTTTACAAAATCAGTTCAGACGGAAAAACAGCTTCCACACTGGTTGACGACAAAGAAATCAATTCAGTCCAGGTTTCTGCACAAGGAAACATTTTCATCCTTGTTGAAGAGCAGGATGGAAGTTCTGGCATTTACCAGTTAAACGGTACCAGCCTTGTGAAAAAGGCAACTTTTAAAGATACTATCAGCACTTTTAGCGTTTCTCCTGATGAAACAAAATTTGCACTTACAGTATCAAATGACAATGGTGATCACATCGAAATCTTTAAAAATGGCAATTCAGATCGTTTAACTAAAAATTAA